A stretch of the Conger conger chromosome 3, fConCon1.1, whole genome shotgun sequence genome encodes the following:
- the zgc:103586 gene encoding zgc:103586 yields MAETALIKELVWKCLQARDLAYCPYSHFPVGAAILTTTGDIVTGCNVENASFGLTVCAERTAIQRAVAEGHRQFTAIAVTCDIKDSFVGPCGACRQVLMEFGSNWDVYLTKPDGSYKKTSLQELLPLAFSPAHLEKNSMANMTL; encoded by the exons ATGGCAG AGACTGCGCTGATAAAAGAACTGGTTTGGAAGTGCCTGCAGGCTCGGGATCTAGCATATTGCCCCTACAGCCACTTTCCCGTAGGTGCCGCAATATTGACGACGACGGGCGACATAGTCACAG GCTGTAATGTGGAAAATGCTTCCTTTGGACTGACCGTGTGCGCAGAGAGGACAGCAATACAGCGGGCTGTGGCTGAGGGGCACAGACAATTCACTGCTATTGCTGTCACCTG CGATATTAAAGACAGTTTTGTGGGACCCTGTGGAGCATGTCGACAAGTGCTGATGGAA TTTGGGTCAAATTGGGATGTCTACCTAACCAAGCCAGATGGTTCCTATAAGAAGACTAGCCTCCAAGAACTGTTGCCCTTGGCCTTCTCCCCTGCTCACCTTGAAAAGAATTCAATGGCTAACATGACTTTATAA
- the fis1 gene encoding mitochondrial fission 1 protein, giving the protein MEAVVSEVVAPEDLSKFEKKYNGELAKGSVSKETKFEYAWCLIRSKYPGDIKKGISMLEDLVQKTPKDDQRDYLFYLSVANYRLKEYEKALKYIRTLLRNEPGNTQALELEKLIDKALKKDGLVGMAIVGGIGLGVAGLAGLIGLAVAKTKS; this is encoded by the exons ATGGAGGCTGTTGTGAGTGAAGTCGTGGCTCCCGAGGACCTGTCG AAATTTGAGAAGAAGTACAATGGGGAGTTGGCTAAGGGGAGTGTGTCCAAGGAAACAAAGTTTGAGTATGCTTGGTGTTTGATTCGGAGCAAGTACCCCGGGGATATCAAGAAGGGAATATCGATGCTGGAAG ACCTGGTTCAGAAGACCCCAAAGGATGACCAAAGAGACTACTTATTCTACCTTTCTGTTGCAAACTACAGACTAAAG GAGTATGAAAAGGCTCTGAAGTATATCCGCACTCTGCTCAGAAATGAGCCAGGGAACACGCAGGCCCTGGAGCTGGAGAAACTCATTGACAAAGCCCTAAAGAAAG ATGGATTGGTTGGGATGGCGATCGTGGGAGGCATCGGCCTGGGCGTGGCTGGTTTAGCAGGCCTCATCGGTTTGGCTGTGGCAAAGACCAAATCCTAA
- the cldn15a gene encoding claudin-15a, producing MDAIIEVVAFLFGFLGWVMVGIALPNRYWKISTVDGSVITTSTIYENLWMSCATDSTGVHNCRDFPSLLALSGYLQASRALMIAAIVMGTFGIFATMIGMQCSKAGGENYILKGRIAGIGGVFFLLQGVCTMISVSWYAFNITQEFFDPFYPGTKFELGEGLYIGWCSATLAICGGSCLLCACKMEESNDVPYMYQPNKGTVYSAAVQSQRGASSPYDRNAYV from the exons ATGGACGCCATTATAGAAGTTGTTGCTTTTCTATTTGGTTTTTTGGGCTGGGTGATGGTGGGGATTGCCCTGCCGAACCGTTACTGGAAAATATCGACTGTGGATGGCAGCGTTATCACAACTTCAACCATTTACGAGAACCTATGGATGTCCTGCGCCACAGACTCCACGGGTGTCCACAACTGTCGCGATTTTCCTTCGCTGCTTGCCCTGTCCG GATATTTACAGGCTTCTCGCGCACTGATGATCGCTGCCATAGTGATGGGGACTTTTGGAATCTTTGCAACAATGATAGGAATGCAGTGCTCCAAAGCAGGAGGAGAAAACTATATACTGAAAGGCAGAATTGCTGGCATTGGGGGCGTGTTCTTTTTGCTGCAAG GTGTGTGTACTATGATTTCTGTATCCTGGTACGCCTTCAACATCACTCAAGAGTTCTTTGACCCGTTCTACCCCGGGACAAA GTTTGAACTTGGGGAGGGTCTGTATATCGGGTGGTGCTCAGCTACATTAGCCATTTGTGGAGGATCATGTCTGCTGTGTGCCTGCAAAATGGAGGAGTCTAACGATGT TCCTTACATGTACCAGCCTAACAAAGGCACAGTGTATTCAGCAGCTGTCCAATCACAGAGGGGTGCCTCCAGCCCATATGACAGGAATGCATATGTCTGA